In a genomic window of Pseudomonas mohnii:
- the mvaT gene encoding histone-like nucleoid-structuring protein MvaT: MSLINEYRATEEAIKELQARLKNLSQDDKLQTELEFEGKLRTLMGEYSKSLRDIIALLDPESKTKAPRGGAVKTTGTKRARKVKQYKNPHNGEVIETKGGNHKTLKEWKAKWGGDVVEGWATLLG, encoded by the coding sequence ACCGAAGAAGCTATCAAAGAGCTGCAAGCCCGTTTGAAGAACCTGTCCCAAGACGACAAACTGCAAACCGAGCTGGAATTCGAAGGCAAACTGCGCACCCTGATGGGCGAATACTCCAAGTCCCTGCGCGACATCATCGCGTTGCTGGATCCAGAATCCAAAACCAAAGCGCCACGCGGCGGCGCAGTAAAAACTACCGGCACCAAGCGTGCTCGCAAAGTTAAACAATACAAAAACCCGCACAACGGCGAAGTCATCGAAACCAAAGGTGGCAACCACAAGACTCTGAAAGAGTGGAAAGCCAAGTGGGGCGGTGACGTGGTCGAAGGCTGGGCTACCCTGCTGGGCTAA
- the sbcB gene encoding exodeoxyribonuclease I has translation MTSIFWYDYETTGINPRCDRPLQMAGLRTDFDLNEIDEPVNLYCQPSDDILPHPAACAITGITPGQLAEHGLSEADFMTRVHAQLAAPGTCGAGYNTLRFDDEMTRYSLYRNFFDPYAREWQGGNSRWDLIDVVRAAYALRPDGIVWPIDEEGRVTLKLERLTAANGIDHGNAHEALSDVRATIALARLIREKQPKLYDWLFNLRSKQKVLDQIRLLQPMVHVSGRFSAARNYVGVVLPLAWHPRNKNALIVCDLQLDPQGLLDLDAETLRQRLYTRREDLAEGELPVPLKLIHINKCPVVAPMSVLRPEDQQRLGLDMALYQQRALRLNDAQKVWQDKVSAIYAREDFSASQDPEQQLYDGFIGDRDRRLCEQVRMADPAQLAQAQWPFDDERLPELLFRYRARNFPDTLNFDEQERWRLFCQKRLSVPEWGAPNTLESFVQTAAQLNVTATPFQKSVLNEWQEYVQGLRKRLSL, from the coding sequence GTGACCTCCATCTTCTGGTACGACTATGAAACGACGGGCATCAACCCCCGTTGCGATCGCCCACTGCAAATGGCGGGACTGCGTACCGACTTCGATCTCAATGAAATAGACGAGCCGGTCAATCTCTATTGTCAGCCCAGTGACGACATCCTGCCGCATCCGGCGGCCTGCGCGATCACCGGCATAACCCCGGGTCAATTGGCCGAGCATGGCCTGAGTGAAGCTGACTTCATGACCCGGGTGCATGCCCAACTCGCGGCGCCCGGTACTTGCGGTGCGGGTTACAACACCTTGCGTTTCGACGACGAAATGACTCGATACAGCCTCTATCGCAACTTTTTCGACCCGTACGCGCGGGAGTGGCAGGGGGGTAACAGTCGCTGGGATCTGATCGATGTGGTGCGCGCGGCCTATGCCTTGCGCCCCGATGGCATCGTCTGGCCGATCGATGAAGAAGGCCGGGTGACGCTCAAGCTCGAACGTTTGACCGCCGCCAATGGCATCGACCATGGCAACGCCCACGAAGCGCTGTCGGACGTTCGCGCCACCATCGCGCTGGCGCGGCTGATCCGGGAAAAGCAACCGAAGCTGTACGACTGGCTGTTTAATCTGCGCAGTAAGCAAAAGGTGTTGGATCAGATTCGATTGCTGCAGCCGATGGTGCATGTCTCCGGGCGCTTTTCCGCGGCGCGCAATTACGTCGGTGTGGTGTTGCCCCTGGCCTGGCACCCGCGTAACAAGAACGCCTTGATCGTCTGTGATCTGCAGCTGGATCCTCAGGGTCTGCTCGACCTGGACGCCGAGACATTGCGACAGCGGTTGTATACCCGTCGCGAAGATCTGGCCGAAGGTGAGTTGCCGGTTCCACTCAAGCTCATTCACATCAATAAATGCCCGGTGGTGGCGCCGATGTCGGTACTTCGCCCGGAAGATCAGCAGCGGCTGGGGCTGGATATGGCGCTTTATCAGCAGCGTGCGCTGCGGCTAAACGATGCGCAAAAAGTTTGGCAGGATAAAGTTTCGGCGATATACGCCCGCGAGGATTTCTCCGCGAGTCAGGACCCGGAACAACAGTTATACGACGGTTTTATCGGTGATCGCGATCGACGCCTGTGCGAACAAGTGCGAATGGCCGATCCGGCACAATTAGCGCAAGCGCAATGGCCGTTCGATGATGAGCGTTTGCCGGAATTATTGTTTCGATATCGCGCACGTAACTTTCCCGATACGTTGAATTTCGACGAGCAAGAACGCTGGCGATTATTCTGTCAGAAACGTTTGTCAGTGCCTGAGTGGGGCGCGCCCAATACCCTGGAAAGTTTCGTACAGACCGCAGCCCAACTGAATGTTACTGCGACACCGTTTCAAAAATCGGTGCTGAATGAATGGCAAGAATATGTCCAGGGGTTGCGTAAACGTTTGAGTCTTTGA
- a CDS encoding RDD family protein, producing the protein MLETTALPRKATLSLPLDTRYQVETPEGIDLPLRPAGLMVRALAFTIDLMLRGLILGSLFIVLAMLGKLGAGLGSLLIFAVNWWYMVLFEVLNQGCSPGKQWMGLRVVQDDGTPIGWSASLLRNLLRCVDLLPFGYFLGAISCLQHPGFKRLGDIAAGTLVIYREQPLSRPQLPPAEPRRPAFPLTLTEQRAIIGFAERQSELSAARVNELASILAQPLQIRPPQAVAELNGIARGLLGSA; encoded by the coding sequence ATGCTCGAGACTACAGCACTGCCAAGGAAAGCAACGCTGTCCCTGCCACTGGATACGCGGTATCAAGTCGAAACGCCGGAAGGCATCGATTTGCCATTGCGCCCGGCCGGGCTGATGGTCCGTGCGCTGGCGTTCACCATCGACCTGATGCTGCGCGGGTTGATCCTCGGCTCGCTGTTCATTGTTTTGGCGATGCTCGGAAAACTGGGCGCCGGACTGGGCTCACTGCTGATCTTCGCGGTGAACTGGTGGTATATGGTGCTGTTCGAAGTCCTCAACCAGGGATGTTCACCGGGCAAACAGTGGATGGGCCTGCGCGTGGTGCAGGACGACGGCACCCCCATTGGCTGGTCGGCATCGTTGCTGCGTAACCTGTTGCGATGTGTCGACCTGTTGCCGTTCGGTTACTTCCTCGGTGCCATCAGTTGCTTGCAACATCCCGGATTCAAACGCCTCGGTGACATTGCCGCCGGCACCCTGGTCATCTACCGCGAACAACCACTGAGCCGGCCGCAGCTGCCGCCCGCCGAACCCCGCCGCCCTGCATTTCCCCTGACACTGACCGAGCAAAGGGCCATCATCGGCTTCGCCGAGCGCCAGAGTGAACTCTCTGCCGCCAGGGTCAACGAACTCGCGTCCATCCTCGCCCAACCACTGCAGATTCGGCCGCCACAGGCGGTGGCCGAGCTCAACGGCATCGCCCGTGGTTTGTTGGGGTCGGCATGA
- a CDS encoding stage II sporulation protein M, with translation MKQSLFEHRHMAEWEQFSRTLDSLEGDKNAVGVENFPSDYRRLCQHLALARERGYSSFLIDSLQQQALRGHQQLYRHRSRLGPRVLSFILADFPRLVREQWRFVLAACLMFFGSLIGFALLVYLYPELIYSLIPAEQVSEMQSMYDPDAGHLGRLAERAASDDWAMFGYYIMHNIGIAFQTFASGLLFGLGSAFFLIFNGLMIGAVAGHLTRIGFGQTFWSFVIGHGAFELTAIALAGAAGLQLGWALIAPGRQPRGEALLVAARKSVLLICGVMLFLLVAAFIEAYWSSMTAPSPLIKYLVGAALWMLMAAYLLFAGRSRHAPE, from the coding sequence ATGAAGCAAAGTCTTTTCGAACATCGGCACATGGCCGAATGGGAGCAGTTTTCCCGTACGCTAGACAGTCTGGAGGGGGACAAGAACGCCGTCGGCGTCGAAAACTTCCCCAGCGATTATCGCCGTCTCTGCCAGCACTTGGCATTGGCACGGGAGCGTGGCTACAGCAGTTTTCTCATCGACTCGTTGCAGCAACAAGCACTGCGCGGGCATCAACAGCTTTATCGCCACCGCAGCCGACTCGGCCCCCGTGTGTTGAGTTTCATCCTGGCGGACTTCCCTCGGCTGGTACGCGAGCAATGGCGTTTCGTGCTGGCTGCCTGCCTGATGTTTTTTGGCAGTCTGATCGGCTTCGCGCTATTGGTGTACCTGTACCCGGAACTGATCTACAGCCTGATTCCAGCCGAACAGGTGAGTGAGATGCAGAGCATGTACGATCCTGACGCCGGTCACCTGGGGCGCTTGGCGGAACGCGCGGCCAGTGATGACTGGGCGATGTTCGGCTACTACATCATGCACAACATCGGGATCGCCTTTCAGACCTTCGCCAGCGGTTTGCTGTTTGGCCTGGGCAGCGCATTCTTCCTGATTTTCAACGGCCTGATGATCGGTGCGGTAGCCGGGCATCTGACCCGGATTGGCTTTGGGCAAACCTTCTGGTCATTCGTGATCGGCCATGGTGCCTTCGAACTGACGGCCATCGCCCTGGCCGGAGCCGCCGGCCTGCAACTGGGCTGGGCATTGATTGCACCAGGGCGCCAGCCCCGTGGGGAGGCCTTGCTGGTGGCGGCGCGCAAGAGCGTGTTACTGATTTGCGGGGTCATGCTGTTTCTGCTGGTTGCGGCTTTTATCGAAGCCTACTGGTCGTCGATGACGGCGCCCTCGCCCCTGATCAAATACCTGGTCGGTGCGGCGCTATGGATGTTGATGGCGGCGTATTTGCTGTTTGCCGGACGGAGCCGCCATGCGCCTGAGTGA
- a CDS encoding DUF4129 domain-containing protein, with product MRLSDASVVIRPRPTWEAMDLGVLLSQRHRRLLMTSWAIVTLPVFVLLSAVFWTSPSLAIFLFWWLKPAFERLPLFILSKAMFGETPTLKQALFQWPRLLQPQLLASLTWRRLSLSRSFLLPVVQLEGLGAEARQQRIQVLLQRDAAAARWLTVIGAHLETALWIGMMVLFYLLLPQQVALDWNWQSLIAAGTQDWQWLEHLTNAFYVLVLIVWEPIYVACGFSLYLNRRTVLEAWDIERVFRQLRKRLNGASVALLLTIMLSMPNAQHAWAAESAMTPDSPRLLEQPLTSQASRDSIKAILEQPPFKNRETVTRYRFGEEQATRESQSDDRTPEWLKALLKLFDSQRFSALATLIEVVLWGTVMAAIGGLIWRYRDGLQAFFSRRPRPREKAARPLPQQAFGLDLSPDTLPHDIAASAENLWQTHPREALGLLYRALLSHLLHDFNIALKAADTEGQVLERVEQLQQPALSAYSRNLTGHWQNMAYGHRPPPAHVRQQLCDGWRSLFGPEAVH from the coding sequence ATGCGCCTGAGTGACGCCAGCGTGGTGATCCGTCCGCGTCCGACCTGGGAAGCCATGGACCTCGGCGTGTTGTTGAGCCAACGCCACCGGCGCCTGCTGATGACCAGTTGGGCCATCGTCACCTTGCCGGTTTTCGTGCTGCTCAGCGCGGTCTTCTGGACATCGCCGTCTCTCGCGATATTCCTTTTCTGGTGGCTGAAACCGGCCTTCGAACGCCTGCCGCTGTTCATTCTGTCCAAAGCCATGTTCGGTGAAACGCCCACACTGAAACAGGCACTTTTCCAATGGCCGCGACTGCTCCAGCCCCAATTGCTGGCCAGCCTGACCTGGCGAAGACTGAGCCTGAGCCGCAGTTTTCTATTGCCAGTGGTGCAGCTCGAAGGCCTGGGCGCAGAGGCGCGACAGCAGCGCATACAGGTGTTGTTACAGCGCGACGCCGCCGCGGCGCGGTGGCTGACGGTAATAGGCGCGCATCTGGAAACAGCGCTGTGGATCGGCATGATGGTGCTGTTCTACCTGCTCTTGCCACAACAGGTTGCACTGGACTGGAACTGGCAGTCGCTGATTGCTGCCGGCACTCAGGATTGGCAATGGCTGGAACACCTGACCAATGCCTTCTATGTCCTGGTGCTGATCGTTTGGGAGCCCATCTACGTTGCCTGCGGTTTCAGCCTGTACCTGAACCGGCGCACCGTGCTGGAAGCCTGGGACATCGAACGGGTATTCCGCCAGCTCCGCAAGCGTTTGAACGGTGCATCGGTTGCGTTGCTCCTGACGATAATGCTGTCGATGCCGAACGCGCAGCACGCCTGGGCAGCCGAGTCAGCCATGACACCTGACAGCCCGCGTTTGCTGGAACAACCACTGACCAGCCAGGCGTCCCGCGACAGCATCAAGGCAATCCTCGAGCAGCCCCCCTTCAAGAACAGGGAAACCGTAACCCGTTATCGCTTTGGCGAGGAGCAAGCGACCCGCGAAAGCCAGAGCGACGACCGCACTCCCGAGTGGCTCAAAGCGCTGTTGAAGCTGTTTGACAGCCAGCGCTTCAGTGCATTGGCCACGCTGATCGAAGTGGTGTTGTGGGGGACGGTGATGGCGGCCATCGGCGGGTTGATCTGGCGTTATCGTGACGGGTTGCAGGCTTTCTTCAGCCGTCGCCCGAGGCCGCGCGAAAAAGCCGCGCGACCGTTACCGCAGCAGGCTTTCGGCCTGGACCTGAGTCCTGACACGCTCCCCCACGACATCGCCGCCAGCGCCGAAAACCTCTGGCAGACCCACCCTCGGGAAGCGCTGGGATTGCTCTATCGCGCGCTGCTCAGCCACTTGCTGCACGACTTCAACATCGCGCTGAAAGCTGCCGACACCGAAGGTCAAGTTCTGGAGCGTGTCGAACAATTGCAACAACCGGCCCTGTCGGCTTACAGCAGAAACCTCACAGGACACTGGCAGAACATGGCCTACGGTCATCGACCGCCACCGGCACATGTGCGACAGCAATTGTGCGATGGCTGGCGCAGCTTGTTCGGCCCGGAGGCAGTCCATTGA
- a CDS encoding DUF4350 domain-containing protein encodes MIRRAWLMVGLVIAMLLGALSIYLYLKAIPYPAEIDHGPSPEAQANPYLAAEHFLRKQGLTVSHANRFDVLPSLEPRHHSLLLLGDRYNMTPRQIDQLMSWTRAGGRLLFVAQSLWDEKTGQSNDLLLDRVQLHQSLSKDLKDPPPVISDDPYPTLTKLYLENEHAPAYASFDTAFHLEDPNNLAQSWANSAKATHMMQLNHGLGSIIVVTDADLWKTPAIEQYDNAWLLWYLTADTDVTLLFNTDHDSLWTLLLRYFPQALVALIALIGLGFWHVGVRHGPLLKPAAKARRQWQEHLHASADFMLRRSGQGRLLEALQQDILRRMRRRHPGYEQLGVTEQWQVLAHLTGQPIHAISQAMSPRPKQRLSSGEFSRLVAHLQTLRNAL; translated from the coding sequence TTGATCCGGCGTGCCTGGCTAATGGTTGGCTTAGTCATTGCCATGTTGCTGGGCGCACTGAGTATTTATCTGTACCTCAAGGCAATACCCTATCCGGCGGAAATCGACCACGGACCCTCGCCCGAAGCCCAGGCCAATCCCTACCTGGCCGCCGAACATTTCCTGCGCAAACAGGGCCTGACCGTCAGCCATGCCAACCGCTTCGATGTCCTGCCCAGCCTGGAGCCACGTCACCATAGCCTGCTGTTGCTCGGCGACCGCTACAACATGACACCCCGGCAAATTGACCAGCTGATGAGCTGGACCCGGGCCGGCGGGCGCCTGTTGTTCGTCGCTCAGTCGCTGTGGGATGAGAAGACCGGGCAAAGCAACGATCTGTTGCTGGACCGGGTCCAGTTGCACCAATCCTTGAGCAAAGACCTCAAGGACCCACCGCCCGTCATCAGCGATGACCCCTATCCCACACTCACCAAGCTCTATCTGGAAAACGAACACGCGCCGGCCTACGCCAGCTTCGACACCGCGTTCCATCTCGAAGACCCGAACAACCTCGCCCAGTCCTGGGCCAACAGCGCCAAGGCCACGCACATGATGCAGCTCAACCATGGGCTGGGCTCGATCATTGTGGTGACCGACGCCGACCTGTGGAAAACCCCCGCTATCGAGCAATACGACAACGCCTGGCTGCTCTGGTACCTGACCGCGGACACGGACGTGACCCTGCTGTTCAACACCGATCACGACAGCCTGTGGACCTTGTTGTTGCGTTATTTCCCCCAGGCGCTGGTTGCCCTGATCGCCCTGATCGGCCTGGGTTTCTGGCACGTCGGCGTGCGCCACGGCCCGCTACTGAAGCCGGCGGCGAAGGCTCGTCGCCAATGGCAGGAGCACTTGCATGCCAGTGCCGATTTCATGCTGCGCCGCAGCGGTCAGGGCCGTCTGTTGGAAGCCTTGCAGCAGGACATCCTGCGTCGTATGCGACGGCGCCACCCGGGTTATGAACAACTCGGCGTCACCGAACAATGGCAGGTGCTCGCACACCTGACCGGCCAACCCATACACGCTATTAGCCAGGCCATGAGCCCGCGACCGAAACAACGGCTTTCCAGTGGCGAATTCAGCCGCCTGGTCGCTCACCTGCAAACCCTGAGGAACGCCTTGTGA
- a CDS encoding response regulator transcription factor, translating to MDVLLIEDDPVHRAFLKEVIEAAMPECSRLLEADDGQIGERLAHEHQVACVVMDLQMPRRTGVEAAKTIWKERPETSILFWSNYADEAYVRGIARIVPQGAAYGYILKTASEERLRLALRSLFIEQQCVIDREIRGVQQKAQDQSLGLTDAEYEVLQDIALGLTDRTIANRRSLSLRSVQNRLQQLYEKLGIYQPSQTGERSSAFNLRARAVNIALLRKLLNRTALEQAEAELQEWLKDPLHDYFNV from the coding sequence ATGGACGTTCTGTTAATAGAAGACGATCCGGTGCACCGCGCCTTCCTCAAAGAAGTCATAGAAGCCGCCATGCCCGAATGCTCGCGCCTGCTGGAGGCCGACGACGGCCAGATCGGCGAGCGTCTGGCCCACGAGCATCAAGTGGCGTGTGTGGTGATGGATCTGCAAATGCCCAGGCGAACTGGCGTCGAGGCGGCCAAGACGATCTGGAAGGAGCGTCCCGAGACCTCGATTCTGTTCTGGTCCAACTATGCCGATGAAGCCTATGTACGCGGCATTGCGCGCATCGTTCCGCAAGGGGCGGCCTACGGCTACATCCTCAAGACTGCGTCCGAAGAACGCCTGCGCCTGGCGCTGCGCAGCCTGTTCATCGAGCAGCAATGCGTGATCGACCGCGAGATTCGCGGCGTCCAGCAAAAGGCCCAGGACCAGTCGCTGGGCCTTACCGATGCGGAATACGAAGTGTTGCAAGACATCGCCTTGGGGCTGACCGACCGCACCATCGCCAACCGCCGCAGCCTGTCGTTGCGCAGCGTGCAGAACCGCTTGCAGCAGCTGTACGAAAAGCTTGGTATCTATCAACCGTCCCAAACCGGCGAACGCAGTTCGGCCTTCAACCTCCGGGCCCGCGCGGTGAACATTGCCCTATTGCGCAAACTGCTCAATCGCACCGCGCTGGAACAGGCCGAAGCAGAACTGCAGGAATGGCTAAAGGATCCGTTGCATGACTATTTCAATGTGTAA
- a CDS encoding GAF domain-containing sensor histidine kinase — MMAAGSRTKPARHRKPSLARLLGVVDTPHTAYGEPDKIRAETIVLRPHIQAEEVLKHFLGISRALAGLLDFQSMINAVSEQIRFILPHDHLDVSLLLLNAENHLHTAYEAGVHTSWSGFAKQPLPVSQSPLRILLLGEAPFILSDDAMNDPRFQFPGAFNRPIFDAQLRSRLHVPLRVRNEVIGALSCSMHSANYYTLDDVHHAQHVADLLASYLYALRQTDQAKELAIAQAQTRAREEGLRLGALRLTEELENERQRIGMDLHDQTLADMTRLHRRLARLQLQDSLSGETLRPISQALQESMQELRSIIDAVKPTVLQLFGFEEGLEDLLLRSVRNSGLEIATHLRDNTLGQANRLAEPQKIALFRIIQEAVNNAIKHASPDSIAIDISRSRRHLNLTIIDDGLGLDCSNRLDTGGIKNMQIRAQLLGAKVQIDRGEQGKGTRVCIRLPLDEYHLTSDPEI; from the coding sequence ATGATGGCTGCGGGATCCCGCACAAAACCCGCGCGACACCGCAAACCTTCACTCGCCCGCCTGCTTGGCGTGGTGGACACACCGCACACGGCGTATGGTGAACCGGACAAAATCAGAGCCGAAACCATCGTGCTACGACCACACATTCAGGCCGAAGAAGTGCTCAAACACTTTCTCGGCATCTCCAGGGCCCTGGCTGGCTTGCTGGACTTCCAGTCGATGATCAATGCGGTCTCCGAGCAGATCCGCTTCATCCTGCCCCACGATCACCTCGACGTGAGCCTGTTGCTGCTCAATGCCGAAAACCATCTGCACACTGCCTACGAGGCCGGTGTTCATACCTCATGGAGCGGTTTTGCCAAGCAGCCGTTGCCAGTGTCGCAAAGCCCGTTGCGCATTTTGTTGCTGGGGGAAGCGCCATTCATCCTCAGTGATGACGCGATGAATGACCCGCGTTTTCAGTTTCCCGGTGCGTTCAACCGGCCGATTTTCGATGCCCAACTGCGCAGTCGATTGCATGTGCCGTTGCGGGTGCGAAACGAAGTGATCGGCGCCTTGAGCTGCTCCATGCACTCGGCCAATTACTACACCCTGGACGATGTGCACCATGCCCAACACGTCGCCGACCTGCTCGCCTCTTATCTATACGCCCTGCGCCAGACCGACCAGGCCAAGGAACTGGCCATCGCCCAGGCCCAGACCCGCGCCCGGGAAGAAGGCTTGCGCCTCGGGGCCTTGCGCCTGACCGAAGAGCTGGAAAACGAACGCCAGCGCATCGGCATGGACTTGCACGACCAGACCCTGGCCGACATGACCCGCCTGCATCGACGCCTCGCCCGCCTGCAACTGCAAGACAGCCTGAGCGGCGAGACATTGCGTCCCATCAGCCAGGCCTTGCAGGAGAGCATGCAAGAGCTGCGCTCTATCATTGATGCGGTCAAACCCACGGTGTTGCAGCTGTTCGGTTTCGAAGAAGGCCTGGAGGACTTGCTTCTGCGCAGCGTGCGCAATAGCGGGCTGGAAATTGCCACGCACCTGCGCGACAACACCTTGGGCCAAGCCAATCGCCTGGCCGAGCCGCAAAAAATCGCTTTGTTCCGCATCATTCAGGAAGCGGTCAACAATGCGATCAAACACGCTTCGCCGGACTCGATTGCCATCGACATCAGCCGCTCGCGGCGCCATCTGAACCTGACCATCATCGACGATGGCCTGGGCCTTGATTGCAGCAATCGCCTGGATACCGGCGGCATCAAAAACATGCAGATCCGCGCCCAGTTGCTGGGTGCCAAGGTGCAAATCGACCGTGGCGAACAGGGCAAGGGCACACGGGTGTGCATAAGGTTGCCCCTGGACGAATACCACCTGACTAGCGATCCGGAGATTTGA
- a CDS encoding ABC transporter substrate-binding protein, with product MKFQPLRCALLSSALILLPSFAALADTSDKTIALSNNYAGNSWRQGMLASWQQTTEKAVKDGLIAGADSFTTGENQATEQAAQIQNLILQGYNAIVIDAASPTALNGAVKQACDAGIIVVSFDGVVTEPCAYRISMDFKQSGIAQMDYLAERYPDGANVLEVRGLAGVSVDELIHSGIVAGAQKHPKLKLVGSVNGNWSQTAAQKAVAGVLPSLPKIDAVVAQGDDGYGVAQAFTAAGRPIPTIMFGNREEELSWWKKQKDANGYQSFSISSAPSISSLAFYVAQQLLDGKELPHDLLSPALSVTQDTLESSLKGVEKGGIVSQVYSIEDVAGLKTSSAQ from the coding sequence ATGAAATTCCAACCATTGCGCTGTGCGCTGCTGTCCAGTGCACTGATTCTGCTGCCAAGCTTCGCCGCTCTGGCCGATACCTCCGATAAAACGATTGCCTTGTCCAACAACTATGCGGGTAACTCCTGGCGTCAGGGCATGCTTGCCAGTTGGCAACAAACCACGGAAAAAGCCGTCAAGGACGGGTTGATCGCCGGTGCCGATTCGTTCACCACGGGTGAGAACCAAGCCACGGAACAAGCGGCGCAAATCCAGAACCTGATCCTGCAGGGTTACAACGCCATCGTCATTGATGCTGCGTCGCCCACCGCCCTCAACGGCGCAGTGAAGCAGGCGTGTGACGCAGGCATCATCGTCGTTTCCTTTGACGGCGTGGTCACCGAGCCTTGCGCCTACCGCATCTCCATGGACTTCAAGCAAAGCGGCATCGCCCAGATGGACTATCTGGCCGAGCGTTACCCCGACGGTGCCAATGTGCTGGAGGTGCGCGGCTTGGCCGGGGTCTCTGTGGATGAGCTGATTCACTCCGGAATTGTGGCCGGCGCGCAGAAGCATCCCAAGCTCAAACTGGTCGGTTCGGTGAATGGCAACTGGTCCCAGACCGCCGCGCAAAAAGCGGTGGCCGGGGTGCTGCCCAGCTTGCCGAAAATCGACGCGGTGGTGGCCCAGGGTGATGATGGTTACGGCGTGGCCCAGGCGTTTACCGCGGCGGGGCGACCGATCCCAACCATCATGTTCGGCAACCGCGAGGAAGAGCTGTCGTGGTGGAAGAAACAGAAAGACGCCAATGGTTACCAGTCCTTCTCCATCTCCAGCGCACCGAGCATTTCCAGCCTGGCGTTCTACGTCGCCCAACAACTGCTGGATGGCAAAGAACTGCCCCACGACTTGCTCTCGCCAGCGCTCAGCGTGACCCAGGACACCCTGGAATCCTCCCTCAAGGGCGTTGAGAAGGGCGGGATTGTCAGTCAGGTCTACAGCATCGAAGACGTCGCGGGCCTGAAAACCTCATCCGCCCAATAA